From Thunnus maccoyii chromosome 21, fThuMac1.1, whole genome shotgun sequence, the proteins below share one genomic window:
- the LOC121888178 gene encoding uncharacterized protein C18orf63 isoform X2, giving the protein MTVGLCDWLLSLSVISELWARTRLKFTPVQRLSRKLASHASGGRKQDGWRSSAVVVFPRTTKPEEALLRHSESAGGRRGAEEQTDQDLQISFFQRGFLQAFGRRRSLQCVFPGVLQCCVSYSLITRLAPSWNKAGLYLISGKDFLTECRRLNAVSMELSTSEGQLCISIETNTVRLPPTTLEDFGLPPLVLKRFRSDPDSVLDPSSTGGAVWCHVLPSMKKGQIITISRQLPKDGPFRTYRDLQNHWNSMYGYRLPELAEEAVIYCSIYFRLVGERLFTYPLSCVRLQPVQRFPRVDLQGTLDSFLSDVRDGLQSVCGFPARLTGKPCYHTAGLNTAASVQVSSGEQVNLTTSSSIRPVLTQLPAPPPPPPRPARPSFGSQPSAPLSQQAGAQGLLGNACGFGGNLTQSQECRRSSSSSSPASFSVSSGSHSAPSLSSSSSSSSLPLFQPASSSSFSSVLPPLPPPLNPTPKLVPIFKNKHPSRHVNVALLRLQKQKQQLSRGGGGRVTLPAIGKNTPTSSTVSSLSSLPIPPPPTVPRFNRHLKPHSGAAPQPSSSSNHPKLKHIASLSPSAKPKPVLVLAPKPETKIKPKTKQNPDQTSSKAQDKAAKQPSDTSSRESSRGGVAFESKPKKSRAAIRDVDVEKMARSNQLSRLNSATLSSWLRGRGVLVSAKHKKEELMLKVMGCLAEA; this is encoded by the exons ATGACTGTAGGGCTCTGTGATTGGCTCCTGTCGCTGTCAGTCATCAGTGAGCTGTGGGCGAGGACGAGGCTAAAGTTCACACCAGTTCAACGGCTGTCAAGGAAACTCGCTTCTCACGCAAGCGGCGGGAGGAAGCAG gatgGTTGGAGGAGCTCAGCAGTCGTTGTTTTTCCTCGGACTACCAAACCTGAAGAAGCTTTGCTGCGTCACTCTGAGTCTgcaggaggaagacgaggagcCGAGGAGCAAACAGATCAAGACCTGCAG ATCTCGTTCTTCCAGAGAGGTTTCCTCCAGGCGTTCGGACGGAGACGCAGCCTGCAG tgtgtgtttccaggtgtccTCCAGTGCTGTGTGTCCTACTCTCTGATCACCAGACTGGCTCCCAGCTGGAATAAAGCAGGACTTTACCTGATCTCAG GAAAAGACTTTCTGACTGAGTGCAGGAGGCTCAACGCTGTCA gcaTGGAGCTGAGCACCAGTGAGGGTCAGTTGTGTATCAGCATTGAAACCAACACAGTCAGACTGCCTCCAACCACA ctGGAGGACTTCGGCCTCCCTCCGTTAGTGCTGAAGAGGTTCCGCAGTGATCCCGACTCCGTCCTCGACCCCTCCTCCACCGGAGGAGCCGTCTGGTGTCACGTCCTGCCCAG CATGAAGAAAGGTCAGATTATCACCATCAGCCGTCAGCTTCCCAAAGACGGACCGTTCAGGACCTACAGAGACCTGCAGAACCACTGGAACAGCATg taCGGTTACAGACTGCCTGAGCTTGCAGAGGAGGCGGTGATTTACTGCAGCATCTACTTCAGACTCGTGGGAGAGAGACTCTTCAC CTATCCTCTCAGCTGCGTCCGCCTGCAGCCGGTGCAGCGCTTTCCCCGGGTCGACCTGCAGGGGACGCTGGACTCCTTCCTTTCTGACGTCAGGGACGGACTGCAGAGCGTTTGTGGCTTTCCTGCACGTCTGACCGGCAAACCCTGTTACCACACAGCCGGCCTGAACACCGCTGCATCAGTGCAG gtgTCGAGCGGTGAGCAGGTCAATCTGACCACCTCTTCCTCCATCAGGCCGGTCCTCACCCAGctgcctgctcctcctcctcctcctccccgaCCTGCGAGGCCCTCCTTTGGGTCTCAGCCATCAGCCCCTCTCTCCCAGCAGGCCGGAGCCCAGGGGCTTCTGGGTAATGCATGTGGATTTGGAGGCAATCTGACACAAAGTCAGGAATGTAGAagatcttcctcctcctcctcacctgcttccttttctgtttcctctggtTCTCACTCAGCTccatccctctcctcctcttcctcttcctcttctctcccgCTCTTCCAgccagcctcctcctcctcattttcCTCTGTGCTCCCGCCTCTTCCTCCCCCTTTAAACCCCACCCCCAAACTGGTTCCCATCTTCAAGAACAAGCATCCGTCGCGCCATGTGAACGTCGCCCTGCTGCGCCTccagaagcagaagcagcagctgagcagaggaggaggagggagggtgaCGCTGCCCGCCATCGGGAAGAACACACCTACTTCTTCTACTGTTTCTTCTTTGTCGTCCCTCCCGATCCCTCCTCCACCCACCGTTCCCCGCTTCAACCGTCACCTCAAACCCCACAGCGGCGCCGCTCCTCAACCGTCTTCCTCATCAAACCATCCGAAACTGAAGCACATCGCCAGCCTGAGCCCTTCAGCCAAACCTAAACCCGTCCTCGTCCTCGCTCCAAAGCCGGAGACCAAGATTAAACCCAAAACCAAGCAGAATCCTGACCAAACCAGCAGTAAAGCGCAGGACAAAGCTGCAAAACAGCCATCTGATACCTCCAGtagagagagcagcagaggg ggAGTCGCGTTTGAGTCGAAACCGAAGAAATCCAGAGCTGCGATACGAGACGTGGACGTGGAGAAAATGGCCAGAAGCAACCAG
- the LOC121888178 gene encoding uncharacterized protein C18orf63 isoform X1 encodes MTVGLCDWLLSLSVISELWARTRLKFTPVQRLSRKLASHASGGRKQDGWRSSAVVVFPRTTKPEEALLRHSESAGGRRGAEEQTDQDLQISFFQRGFLQAFGRRRSLQLGSPQCVFPGVLQCCVSYSLITRLAPSWNKAGLYLISGKDFLTECRRLNAVSMELSTSEGQLCISIETNTVRLPPTTLEDFGLPPLVLKRFRSDPDSVLDPSSTGGAVWCHVLPSMKKGQIITISRQLPKDGPFRTYRDLQNHWNSMYGYRLPELAEEAVIYCSIYFRLVGERLFTYPLSCVRLQPVQRFPRVDLQGTLDSFLSDVRDGLQSVCGFPARLTGKPCYHTAGLNTAASVQVSSGEQVNLTTSSSIRPVLTQLPAPPPPPPRPARPSFGSQPSAPLSQQAGAQGLLGNACGFGGNLTQSQECRRSSSSSSPASFSVSSGSHSAPSLSSSSSSSSLPLFQPASSSSFSSVLPPLPPPLNPTPKLVPIFKNKHPSRHVNVALLRLQKQKQQLSRGGGGRVTLPAIGKNTPTSSTVSSLSSLPIPPPPTVPRFNRHLKPHSGAAPQPSSSSNHPKLKHIASLSPSAKPKPVLVLAPKPETKIKPKTKQNPDQTSSKAQDKAAKQPSDTSSRESSRGGVAFESKPKKSRAAIRDVDVEKMARSNQLSRLNSATLSSWLRGRGVLVSAKHKKEELMLKVMGCLAEA; translated from the exons ATGACTGTAGGGCTCTGTGATTGGCTCCTGTCGCTGTCAGTCATCAGTGAGCTGTGGGCGAGGACGAGGCTAAAGTTCACACCAGTTCAACGGCTGTCAAGGAAACTCGCTTCTCACGCAAGCGGCGGGAGGAAGCAG gatgGTTGGAGGAGCTCAGCAGTCGTTGTTTTTCCTCGGACTACCAAACCTGAAGAAGCTTTGCTGCGTCACTCTGAGTCTgcaggaggaagacgaggagcCGAGGAGCAAACAGATCAAGACCTGCAG ATCTCGTTCTTCCAGAGAGGTTTCCTCCAGGCGTTCGGACGGAGACGCAGCCTGCAG ctggggtctcctcagtgtgtgtttccaggtgtccTCCAGTGCTGTGTGTCCTACTCTCTGATCACCAGACTGGCTCCCAGCTGGAATAAAGCAGGACTTTACCTGATCTCAG GAAAAGACTTTCTGACTGAGTGCAGGAGGCTCAACGCTGTCA gcaTGGAGCTGAGCACCAGTGAGGGTCAGTTGTGTATCAGCATTGAAACCAACACAGTCAGACTGCCTCCAACCACA ctGGAGGACTTCGGCCTCCCTCCGTTAGTGCTGAAGAGGTTCCGCAGTGATCCCGACTCCGTCCTCGACCCCTCCTCCACCGGAGGAGCCGTCTGGTGTCACGTCCTGCCCAG CATGAAGAAAGGTCAGATTATCACCATCAGCCGTCAGCTTCCCAAAGACGGACCGTTCAGGACCTACAGAGACCTGCAGAACCACTGGAACAGCATg taCGGTTACAGACTGCCTGAGCTTGCAGAGGAGGCGGTGATTTACTGCAGCATCTACTTCAGACTCGTGGGAGAGAGACTCTTCAC CTATCCTCTCAGCTGCGTCCGCCTGCAGCCGGTGCAGCGCTTTCCCCGGGTCGACCTGCAGGGGACGCTGGACTCCTTCCTTTCTGACGTCAGGGACGGACTGCAGAGCGTTTGTGGCTTTCCTGCACGTCTGACCGGCAAACCCTGTTACCACACAGCCGGCCTGAACACCGCTGCATCAGTGCAG gtgTCGAGCGGTGAGCAGGTCAATCTGACCACCTCTTCCTCCATCAGGCCGGTCCTCACCCAGctgcctgctcctcctcctcctcctccccgaCCTGCGAGGCCCTCCTTTGGGTCTCAGCCATCAGCCCCTCTCTCCCAGCAGGCCGGAGCCCAGGGGCTTCTGGGTAATGCATGTGGATTTGGAGGCAATCTGACACAAAGTCAGGAATGTAGAagatcttcctcctcctcctcacctgcttccttttctgtttcctctggtTCTCACTCAGCTccatccctctcctcctcttcctcttcctcttctctcccgCTCTTCCAgccagcctcctcctcctcattttcCTCTGTGCTCCCGCCTCTTCCTCCCCCTTTAAACCCCACCCCCAAACTGGTTCCCATCTTCAAGAACAAGCATCCGTCGCGCCATGTGAACGTCGCCCTGCTGCGCCTccagaagcagaagcagcagctgagcagaggaggaggagggagggtgaCGCTGCCCGCCATCGGGAAGAACACACCTACTTCTTCTACTGTTTCTTCTTTGTCGTCCCTCCCGATCCCTCCTCCACCCACCGTTCCCCGCTTCAACCGTCACCTCAAACCCCACAGCGGCGCCGCTCCTCAACCGTCTTCCTCATCAAACCATCCGAAACTGAAGCACATCGCCAGCCTGAGCCCTTCAGCCAAACCTAAACCCGTCCTCGTCCTCGCTCCAAAGCCGGAGACCAAGATTAAACCCAAAACCAAGCAGAATCCTGACCAAACCAGCAGTAAAGCGCAGGACAAAGCTGCAAAACAGCCATCTGATACCTCCAGtagagagagcagcagaggg ggAGTCGCGTTTGAGTCGAAACCGAAGAAATCCAGAGCTGCGATACGAGACGTGGACGTGGAGAAAATGGCCAGAAGCAACCAG
- the LOC121888178 gene encoding uncharacterized protein C18orf63 isoform X4: MEIKHNNRMCRMVGGAQQSLFFLGLPNLKKLCCVTLSLQEEDEEPRSKQIKTCRELVLLYSDILASPALDSFSEITVVMAISFFQRGFLQAFGRRRSLQCVFPGVLQCCVSYSLITRLAPSWNKAGLYLISGKDFLTECRRLNAVSMELSTSEGQLCISIETNTVRLPPTTLEDFGLPPLVLKRFRSDPDSVLDPSSTGGAVWCHVLPSMKKGQIITISRQLPKDGPFRTYRDLQNHWNSMYGYRLPELAEEAVIYCSIYFRLVGERLFTYPLSCVRLQPVQRFPRVDLQGTLDSFLSDVRDGLQSVCGFPARLTGKPCYHTAGLNTAASVQVSSGEQVNLTTSSSIRPVLTQLPAPPPPPPRPARPSFGSQPSAPLSQQAGAQGLLGNACGFGGNLTQSQECRRSSSSSSPASFSVSSGSHSAPSLSSSSSSSSLPLFQPASSSSFSSVLPPLPPPLNPTPKLVPIFKNKHPSRHVNVALLRLQKQKQQLSRGGGGRVTLPAIGKNTPTSSTVSSLSSLPIPPPPTVPRFNRHLKPHSGAAPQPSSSSNHPKLKHIASLSPSAKPKPVLVLAPKPETKIKPKTKQNPDQTSSKAQDKAAKQPSDTSSRESSRGGVAFESKPKKSRAAIRDVDVEKMARSNQLSRLNSATLSSWLRGRGVLVSAKHKKEELMLKVMGCLAEA; encoded by the exons atggaaataaaacataacaacagGATGTGCAG gatgGTTGGAGGAGCTCAGCAGTCGTTGTTTTTCCTCGGACTACCAAACCTGAAGAAGCTTTGCTGCGTCACTCTGAGTCTgcaggaggaagacgaggagcCGAGGAGCAAACAGATCAAGACCTGCAG agAGCTGGTGCTGCTCTACTCTGATATTCTGGCCTCTCCTGCTCTGGACTCCTTCAGTGAGATCACTGTGGTCATGGCt ATCTCGTTCTTCCAGAGAGGTTTCCTCCAGGCGTTCGGACGGAGACGCAGCCTGCAG tgtgtgtttccaggtgtccTCCAGTGCTGTGTGTCCTACTCTCTGATCACCAGACTGGCTCCCAGCTGGAATAAAGCAGGACTTTACCTGATCTCAG GAAAAGACTTTCTGACTGAGTGCAGGAGGCTCAACGCTGTCA gcaTGGAGCTGAGCACCAGTGAGGGTCAGTTGTGTATCAGCATTGAAACCAACACAGTCAGACTGCCTCCAACCACA ctGGAGGACTTCGGCCTCCCTCCGTTAGTGCTGAAGAGGTTCCGCAGTGATCCCGACTCCGTCCTCGACCCCTCCTCCACCGGAGGAGCCGTCTGGTGTCACGTCCTGCCCAG CATGAAGAAAGGTCAGATTATCACCATCAGCCGTCAGCTTCCCAAAGACGGACCGTTCAGGACCTACAGAGACCTGCAGAACCACTGGAACAGCATg taCGGTTACAGACTGCCTGAGCTTGCAGAGGAGGCGGTGATTTACTGCAGCATCTACTTCAGACTCGTGGGAGAGAGACTCTTCAC CTATCCTCTCAGCTGCGTCCGCCTGCAGCCGGTGCAGCGCTTTCCCCGGGTCGACCTGCAGGGGACGCTGGACTCCTTCCTTTCTGACGTCAGGGACGGACTGCAGAGCGTTTGTGGCTTTCCTGCACGTCTGACCGGCAAACCCTGTTACCACACAGCCGGCCTGAACACCGCTGCATCAGTGCAG gtgTCGAGCGGTGAGCAGGTCAATCTGACCACCTCTTCCTCCATCAGGCCGGTCCTCACCCAGctgcctgctcctcctcctcctcctccccgaCCTGCGAGGCCCTCCTTTGGGTCTCAGCCATCAGCCCCTCTCTCCCAGCAGGCCGGAGCCCAGGGGCTTCTGGGTAATGCATGTGGATTTGGAGGCAATCTGACACAAAGTCAGGAATGTAGAagatcttcctcctcctcctcacctgcttccttttctgtttcctctggtTCTCACTCAGCTccatccctctcctcctcttcctcttcctcttctctcccgCTCTTCCAgccagcctcctcctcctcattttcCTCTGTGCTCCCGCCTCTTCCTCCCCCTTTAAACCCCACCCCCAAACTGGTTCCCATCTTCAAGAACAAGCATCCGTCGCGCCATGTGAACGTCGCCCTGCTGCGCCTccagaagcagaagcagcagctgagcagaggaggaggagggagggtgaCGCTGCCCGCCATCGGGAAGAACACACCTACTTCTTCTACTGTTTCTTCTTTGTCGTCCCTCCCGATCCCTCCTCCACCCACCGTTCCCCGCTTCAACCGTCACCTCAAACCCCACAGCGGCGCCGCTCCTCAACCGTCTTCCTCATCAAACCATCCGAAACTGAAGCACATCGCCAGCCTGAGCCCTTCAGCCAAACCTAAACCCGTCCTCGTCCTCGCTCCAAAGCCGGAGACCAAGATTAAACCCAAAACCAAGCAGAATCCTGACCAAACCAGCAGTAAAGCGCAGGACAAAGCTGCAAAACAGCCATCTGATACCTCCAGtagagagagcagcagaggg ggAGTCGCGTTTGAGTCGAAACCGAAGAAATCCAGAGCTGCGATACGAGACGTGGACGTGGAGAAAATGGCCAGAAGCAACCAG
- the LOC121888178 gene encoding uncharacterized protein C18orf63 isoform X3, whose amino-acid sequence MEIKHNNRMCRMVGGAQQSLFFLGLPNLKKLCCVTLSLQEEDEEPRSKQIKTCRELVLLYSDILASPALDSFSEITVVMAISFFQRGFLQAFGRRRSLQLGSPQCVFPGVLQCCVSYSLITRLAPSWNKAGLYLISGKDFLTECRRLNAVSMELSTSEGQLCISIETNTVRLPPTTLEDFGLPPLVLKRFRSDPDSVLDPSSTGGAVWCHVLPSMKKGQIITISRQLPKDGPFRTYRDLQNHWNSMYGYRLPELAEEAVIYCSIYFRLVGERLFTYPLSCVRLQPVQRFPRVDLQGTLDSFLSDVRDGLQSVCGFPARLTGKPCYHTAGLNTAASVQVSSGEQVNLTTSSSIRPVLTQLPAPPPPPPRPARPSFGSQPSAPLSQQAGAQGLLGNACGFGGNLTQSQECRRSSSSSSPASFSVSSGSHSAPSLSSSSSSSSLPLFQPASSSSFSSVLPPLPPPLNPTPKLVPIFKNKHPSRHVNVALLRLQKQKQQLSRGGGGRVTLPAIGKNTPTSSTVSSLSSLPIPPPPTVPRFNRHLKPHSGAAPQPSSSSNHPKLKHIASLSPSAKPKPVLVLAPKPETKIKPKTKQNPDQTSSKAQDKAAKQPSDTSSRESSRGGVAFESKPKKSRAAIRDVDVEKMARSNQLSRLNSATLSSWLRGRGVLVSAKHKKEELMLKVMGCLAEA is encoded by the exons atggaaataaaacataacaacagGATGTGCAG gatgGTTGGAGGAGCTCAGCAGTCGTTGTTTTTCCTCGGACTACCAAACCTGAAGAAGCTTTGCTGCGTCACTCTGAGTCTgcaggaggaagacgaggagcCGAGGAGCAAACAGATCAAGACCTGCAG agAGCTGGTGCTGCTCTACTCTGATATTCTGGCCTCTCCTGCTCTGGACTCCTTCAGTGAGATCACTGTGGTCATGGCt ATCTCGTTCTTCCAGAGAGGTTTCCTCCAGGCGTTCGGACGGAGACGCAGCCTGCAG ctggggtctcctcagtgtgtgtttccaggtgtccTCCAGTGCTGTGTGTCCTACTCTCTGATCACCAGACTGGCTCCCAGCTGGAATAAAGCAGGACTTTACCTGATCTCAG GAAAAGACTTTCTGACTGAGTGCAGGAGGCTCAACGCTGTCA gcaTGGAGCTGAGCACCAGTGAGGGTCAGTTGTGTATCAGCATTGAAACCAACACAGTCAGACTGCCTCCAACCACA ctGGAGGACTTCGGCCTCCCTCCGTTAGTGCTGAAGAGGTTCCGCAGTGATCCCGACTCCGTCCTCGACCCCTCCTCCACCGGAGGAGCCGTCTGGTGTCACGTCCTGCCCAG CATGAAGAAAGGTCAGATTATCACCATCAGCCGTCAGCTTCCCAAAGACGGACCGTTCAGGACCTACAGAGACCTGCAGAACCACTGGAACAGCATg taCGGTTACAGACTGCCTGAGCTTGCAGAGGAGGCGGTGATTTACTGCAGCATCTACTTCAGACTCGTGGGAGAGAGACTCTTCAC CTATCCTCTCAGCTGCGTCCGCCTGCAGCCGGTGCAGCGCTTTCCCCGGGTCGACCTGCAGGGGACGCTGGACTCCTTCCTTTCTGACGTCAGGGACGGACTGCAGAGCGTTTGTGGCTTTCCTGCACGTCTGACCGGCAAACCCTGTTACCACACAGCCGGCCTGAACACCGCTGCATCAGTGCAG gtgTCGAGCGGTGAGCAGGTCAATCTGACCACCTCTTCCTCCATCAGGCCGGTCCTCACCCAGctgcctgctcctcctcctcctcctccccgaCCTGCGAGGCCCTCCTTTGGGTCTCAGCCATCAGCCCCTCTCTCCCAGCAGGCCGGAGCCCAGGGGCTTCTGGGTAATGCATGTGGATTTGGAGGCAATCTGACACAAAGTCAGGAATGTAGAagatcttcctcctcctcctcacctgcttccttttctgtttcctctggtTCTCACTCAGCTccatccctctcctcctcttcctcttcctcttctctcccgCTCTTCCAgccagcctcctcctcctcattttcCTCTGTGCTCCCGCCTCTTCCTCCCCCTTTAAACCCCACCCCCAAACTGGTTCCCATCTTCAAGAACAAGCATCCGTCGCGCCATGTGAACGTCGCCCTGCTGCGCCTccagaagcagaagcagcagctgagcagaggaggaggagggagggtgaCGCTGCCCGCCATCGGGAAGAACACACCTACTTCTTCTACTGTTTCTTCTTTGTCGTCCCTCCCGATCCCTCCTCCACCCACCGTTCCCCGCTTCAACCGTCACCTCAAACCCCACAGCGGCGCCGCTCCTCAACCGTCTTCCTCATCAAACCATCCGAAACTGAAGCACATCGCCAGCCTGAGCCCTTCAGCCAAACCTAAACCCGTCCTCGTCCTCGCTCCAAAGCCGGAGACCAAGATTAAACCCAAAACCAAGCAGAATCCTGACCAAACCAGCAGTAAAGCGCAGGACAAAGCTGCAAAACAGCCATCTGATACCTCCAGtagagagagcagcagaggg ggAGTCGCGTTTGAGTCGAAACCGAAGAAATCCAGAGCTGCGATACGAGACGTGGACGTGGAGAAAATGGCCAGAAGCAACCAG
- the LOC121888178 gene encoding uncharacterized protein C18orf63 isoform X5, whose translation MVGGAQQSLFFLGLPNLKKLCCVTLSLQEEDEEPRSKQIKTCRELVLLYSDILASPALDSFSEITVVMAISFFQRGFLQAFGRRRSLQLGSPQCVFPGVLQCCVSYSLITRLAPSWNKAGLYLISGKDFLTECRRLNAVSMELSTSEGQLCISIETNTVRLPPTTLEDFGLPPLVLKRFRSDPDSVLDPSSTGGAVWCHVLPSMKKGQIITISRQLPKDGPFRTYRDLQNHWNSMYGYRLPELAEEAVIYCSIYFRLVGERLFTYPLSCVRLQPVQRFPRVDLQGTLDSFLSDVRDGLQSVCGFPARLTGKPCYHTAGLNTAASVQVSSGEQVNLTTSSSIRPVLTQLPAPPPPPPRPARPSFGSQPSAPLSQQAGAQGLLGNACGFGGNLTQSQECRRSSSSSSPASFSVSSGSHSAPSLSSSSSSSSLPLFQPASSSSFSSVLPPLPPPLNPTPKLVPIFKNKHPSRHVNVALLRLQKQKQQLSRGGGGRVTLPAIGKNTPTSSTVSSLSSLPIPPPPTVPRFNRHLKPHSGAAPQPSSSSNHPKLKHIASLSPSAKPKPVLVLAPKPETKIKPKTKQNPDQTSSKAQDKAAKQPSDTSSRESSRGGVAFESKPKKSRAAIRDVDVEKMARSNQLSRLNSATLSSWLRGRGVLVSAKHKKEELMLKVMGCLAEA comes from the exons atgGTTGGAGGAGCTCAGCAGTCGTTGTTTTTCCTCGGACTACCAAACCTGAAGAAGCTTTGCTGCGTCACTCTGAGTCTgcaggaggaagacgaggagcCGAGGAGCAAACAGATCAAGACCTGCAG agAGCTGGTGCTGCTCTACTCTGATATTCTGGCCTCTCCTGCTCTGGACTCCTTCAGTGAGATCACTGTGGTCATGGCt ATCTCGTTCTTCCAGAGAGGTTTCCTCCAGGCGTTCGGACGGAGACGCAGCCTGCAG ctggggtctcctcagtgtgtgtttccaggtgtccTCCAGTGCTGTGTGTCCTACTCTCTGATCACCAGACTGGCTCCCAGCTGGAATAAAGCAGGACTTTACCTGATCTCAG GAAAAGACTTTCTGACTGAGTGCAGGAGGCTCAACGCTGTCA gcaTGGAGCTGAGCACCAGTGAGGGTCAGTTGTGTATCAGCATTGAAACCAACACAGTCAGACTGCCTCCAACCACA ctGGAGGACTTCGGCCTCCCTCCGTTAGTGCTGAAGAGGTTCCGCAGTGATCCCGACTCCGTCCTCGACCCCTCCTCCACCGGAGGAGCCGTCTGGTGTCACGTCCTGCCCAG CATGAAGAAAGGTCAGATTATCACCATCAGCCGTCAGCTTCCCAAAGACGGACCGTTCAGGACCTACAGAGACCTGCAGAACCACTGGAACAGCATg taCGGTTACAGACTGCCTGAGCTTGCAGAGGAGGCGGTGATTTACTGCAGCATCTACTTCAGACTCGTGGGAGAGAGACTCTTCAC CTATCCTCTCAGCTGCGTCCGCCTGCAGCCGGTGCAGCGCTTTCCCCGGGTCGACCTGCAGGGGACGCTGGACTCCTTCCTTTCTGACGTCAGGGACGGACTGCAGAGCGTTTGTGGCTTTCCTGCACGTCTGACCGGCAAACCCTGTTACCACACAGCCGGCCTGAACACCGCTGCATCAGTGCAG gtgTCGAGCGGTGAGCAGGTCAATCTGACCACCTCTTCCTCCATCAGGCCGGTCCTCACCCAGctgcctgctcctcctcctcctcctccccgaCCTGCGAGGCCCTCCTTTGGGTCTCAGCCATCAGCCCCTCTCTCCCAGCAGGCCGGAGCCCAGGGGCTTCTGGGTAATGCATGTGGATTTGGAGGCAATCTGACACAAAGTCAGGAATGTAGAagatcttcctcctcctcctcacctgcttccttttctgtttcctctggtTCTCACTCAGCTccatccctctcctcctcttcctcttcctcttctctcccgCTCTTCCAgccagcctcctcctcctcattttcCTCTGTGCTCCCGCCTCTTCCTCCCCCTTTAAACCCCACCCCCAAACTGGTTCCCATCTTCAAGAACAAGCATCCGTCGCGCCATGTGAACGTCGCCCTGCTGCGCCTccagaagcagaagcagcagctgagcagaggaggaggagggagggtgaCGCTGCCCGCCATCGGGAAGAACACACCTACTTCTTCTACTGTTTCTTCTTTGTCGTCCCTCCCGATCCCTCCTCCACCCACCGTTCCCCGCTTCAACCGTCACCTCAAACCCCACAGCGGCGCCGCTCCTCAACCGTCTTCCTCATCAAACCATCCGAAACTGAAGCACATCGCCAGCCTGAGCCCTTCAGCCAAACCTAAACCCGTCCTCGTCCTCGCTCCAAAGCCGGAGACCAAGATTAAACCCAAAACCAAGCAGAATCCTGACCAAACCAGCAGTAAAGCGCAGGACAAAGCTGCAAAACAGCCATCTGATACCTCCAGtagagagagcagcagaggg ggAGTCGCGTTTGAGTCGAAACCGAAGAAATCCAGAGCTGCGATACGAGACGTGGACGTGGAGAAAATGGCCAGAAGCAACCAG